A single Desulfovibrio piger DNA region contains:
- a CDS encoding D-alanine--D-alanine ligase family protein — MKILLIAGGWSSEREVSLTGARGMQEALVRRGHAVTFFDLLEHFDDLLETARQHDFALINLHGSPGEDGLVQAMLEKADCPYQGSGPSGSFLALNKAAAKQIFRMAGLPTADWEFLPVRPAAGWEPRLPWPLFVKSTTGGSSLRLGRAANRQELDAIMDEIFAAGEGVLIEPQLPGREITCGILGEEAMPPILIEPVAGDYFDYESKYAAGGARELCPAPVSPAVTAEVQRLALAAHKALGLKGYSRADFILGPGDSLHLLEVNTLPGMTPTSLVPQEAAQLGMDFGQLLEKLIELGMEQHAKA, encoded by the coding sequence ATGAAGATTCTTTTGATAGCGGGCGGCTGGTCCAGCGAGCGTGAGGTCTCGCTGACCGGTGCCCGCGGCATGCAGGAAGCCCTGGTCAGACGCGGCCATGCCGTGACCTTCTTCGACCTGCTGGAACATTTCGACGACCTGCTGGAGACCGCCCGGCAGCACGACTTTGCCCTCATCAACCTGCACGGTTCGCCGGGCGAGGACGGTCTGGTGCAGGCCATGCTGGAAAAGGCCGACTGTCCCTACCAGGGCTCCGGGCCTTCCGGTTCCTTCCTGGCCCTGAACAAGGCCGCCGCCAAGCAGATCTTCCGCATGGCCGGCCTGCCCACGGCCGACTGGGAATTCCTGCCCGTGCGCCCCGCCGCAGGCTGGGAACCGCGCCTGCCCTGGCCGCTCTTCGTCAAGAGTACCACGGGCGGTTCTTCCCTGCGTCTGGGCCGTGCCGCCAACCGGCAGGAGCTGGATGCCATCATGGACGAGATCTTCGCCGCCGGGGAAGGCGTGCTCATCGAGCCCCAGCTGCCCGGCAGGGAGATCACCTGCGGCATCCTGGGCGAGGAAGCCATGCCGCCCATCCTCATCGAGCCCGTGGCGGGCGATTACTTCGACTACGAGAGCAAGTACGCCGCCGGCGGCGCGCGCGAGCTCTGCCCCGCGCCCGTGTCCCCGGCCGTCACCGCCGAGGTGCAGCGCCTGGCCCTGGCCGCCCACAAGGCCCTGGGCCTCAAGGGCTACAGCCGCGCCGACTTCATCCTCGGCCCCGGCGACAGCCTGCACCTGCTGGAGGTCAACACCCTGCCCGGCATGACGCCCACCAGCCTTGTGCCGCAGGAGGCCGCCCAGCTGGGCATGGATTTTGGCCAGCTGCTGGAAAAACTCATCGAGCTGGGCATGGAGCAGCACGCCAAGGCCTGA
- a CDS encoding 4Fe-4S dicluster domain-containing protein — translation MLDIFKERLHQKYRTLDFPRKAPGLSPRYMGRPEIAAGDCGACRACLDVCPTGALRKLSPAGPGPAGETGGIALDMGRCLFCGACARACTAARGEGLIRFTKDYRVAAFTREDLIVTARPRPPHTPTACHGLFSRSLKLREISAAGCNACEADTNVLGTLVYDLGKFGISFVASPRHADGILVTGPVSRNMRDAVLATWAAVPEPRIAIAVGSCAISGGLFADSDECCGGLPPLCDVQLFVPGCPPSPWSILDGLLRLKSEKDVL, via the coding sequence ATGCTGGACATCTTCAAGGAACGCCTGCACCAGAAATACAGGACGCTGGACTTTCCCCGCAAGGCGCCGGGCCTTTCGCCCCGCTACATGGGGCGCCCCGAGATCGCGGCCGGGGACTGCGGCGCCTGCCGCGCCTGCCTCGACGTCTGCCCCACCGGGGCCCTGCGCAAGCTCTCGCCCGCCGGGCCCGGCCCCGCCGGCGAGACCGGCGGCATCGCCCTGGACATGGGGCGCTGCCTGTTCTGCGGCGCCTGTGCCCGTGCCTGTACCGCGGCACGCGGCGAGGGCCTGATCCGCTTCACCAAAGACTACCGCGTGGCCGCCTTTACCCGTGAGGACCTCATCGTCACGGCCCGGCCCCGCCCCCCGCACACGCCCACGGCCTGCCACGGCCTGTTCTCCCGCTCGCTCAAGCTGCGCGAGATCAGCGCCGCCGGCTGCAACGCCTGCGAGGCCGATACCAACGTGCTGGGCACCCTGGTCTATGACCTGGGCAAATTCGGCATCAGCTTCGTGGCCTCGCCCCGCCATGCCGACGGCATCCTGGTCACCGGCCCCGTGAGCCGCAACATGCGCGACGCCGTGCTGGCCACCTGGGCCGCCGTGCCCGAACCGCGCATCGCCATCGCCGTGGGCTCCTGCGCCATCTCCGGCGGCCTTTTCGCCGACAGCGACGAGTGCTGCGGCGGCCTGCCGCCCCTGTGCGACGTGCAGCTCTTCGTGCCCGGCTGCCCGCCCAGCCCCTGGAGCATCCTCGACGGCCTGCTGCGCCTCAAGTCGGAAAAAGACGTGCTGTAA
- a CDS encoding HD domain-containing protein, translating to MSIFTTSTPVIGRPENGEWPLVHPLACLPEPALAPPAQGGIPDDAACMALWDKYGMLDNIRAHSRLVAHIATELARRARAAGFPVNVAAVRASAMLHDIAKTYSVLHGGSHAQLGASWVVAETRNHALAQGVLLHVHWPWAVPEREPGRLFSIPFFVIYADKRVKHDQCVPLRQRYEDLLVRYGHTEKARKGIRLSWQQGECIERAFEAHLGYAIHEDSFDSGRLVQRA from the coding sequence ATGTCCATCTTCACCACATCCACCCCCGTCATCGGCAGGCCGGAAAACGGCGAATGGCCTCTGGTGCACCCGCTGGCCTGCCTGCCCGAACCGGCCCTGGCCCCTCCCGCGCAGGGCGGCATCCCCGATGATGCCGCCTGCATGGCCCTGTGGGACAAATATGGCATGCTGGACAATATCCGCGCCCATTCGCGCCTGGTGGCCCATATCGCCACCGAGCTGGCCCGGCGGGCCCGCGCGGCCGGCTTCCCGGTCAATGTGGCCGCTGTGCGCGCCAGCGCCATGCTGCACGACATCGCCAAGACCTACAGCGTCCTGCACGGCGGCAGCCATGCCCAGCTGGGGGCCAGCTGGGTGGTGGCCGAGACCCGCAACCATGCCCTGGCGCAGGGCGTGCTGCTGCACGTCCACTGGCCCTGGGCCGTCCCGGAACGGGAGCCCGGGCGCCTGTTCTCCATCCCGTTTTTCGTGATCTATGCTGACAAGCGGGTCAAGCACGACCAGTGCGTGCCCCTGCGCCAGCGTTATGAGGACCTGCTGGTGCGCTACGGCCACACGGAAAAGGCCCGCAAGGGCATCCGCCTTTCATGGCAGCAGGGCGAATGTATCGAACGCGCCTTCGAGGCGCATCTGGGGTATGCCATCCATGAAGATTCTTTTGATAGCGGGCGGCTGGTCCAGCGAGCGTGA